The following DNA comes from Pseudomonas triticicola.
GAACAGTTGCGCTGCATCGAACGGCTGATCCTTCTGCACCGGCAGACCTTCCAGCGCCCAGGTACCGTCTTCGGCTTCCTTGAGGCTGATCTTCAAACCGTTGAGTTCGATATGCGCGAGGCGCACTTCGCGGGCGAGCACGCTGCCCCACATATCCGGCACCACCCGCACGCGGTCGAGGCGCAGAGCGTTGGCACCGTCGCCGACCATCACGTCATGGGCCAGCAGGATCGGTGCGAAACCGCTCCAGTTGCCTTCCAGCTCACCGATCTGCAAGGGCATGCCGAGGGCAGCGCTGGCCTTGTCTTCGATGTCGGCGCGGTATTCGGCCACCAGTGGCGTCAGCTCGCGGCCGAGACTGACGTACAACGCCATCAACACCAGAACCAACGCGCACAGGCCCAGCCCCCAGCGGGTGAGTGCGGCCAATATGCGTGTCAGACGCTCCATGTCAGTTGGCTCCCATGGCAAAAATACTGCGAAAAGCTGAGGCCAGCCGCGTTGAATGAATGGTGATGCAGGGCTTCAGAGCAGCACCACGTCATATTGTTCCTGGGAATACATGGTTTCCACCTGGAAGCGTATGGTGCGGCCGATAAAGCCTTCAAGCTCGGCGACGTTACCGGACTCTTCATCGAGCAGACGATCGACCACTTTCTGGTTGGCCAGCACTCGATAACCCTCGGCCTGGTAGGCCCGCGCCTCGCGCAGAATCTCGCGGAAGATCTCGTAACAGATGGTTTCGGCGGTCTTCAGTTTGCCGCGTCCCTGGCAACTGCTGCACGGCTCGCACAGCACCTGTTCGAGGCTTTCGCGGGTGCGCTTGCGGGTCATCTGCACCAGGCCCAGCTCGGTAATGCCGATGATGTTGGTCTTGGCGTGATCGCGCTCCAGCTGTTTCTCCAGAGTGCGCAGGACCTGACGCTGATGCTCTTCATCTTCCATGTCGATGAAGTCGATGATGATGATCCCGCCGAGGTTGCGCAGGCGCATCTGCCGAGCAATCGCCGTGGCCGCTTCGAGATTGGTCTTGAAAATGGTTTCTTCGAGGTTGCGATGACCGACGAACGCCCCGGTGTTGACGTCGATGGTGGTCATGGCTTCCGCCGGATCGATCACCAGATAGCCGCCAGACTTCAGCGGCACCTTGCGCTCCAGCGCGCGCTGGATTTCGTCTTCGACACCGTACAGATCGAAGATCGGTCGTTCACCCGGGTAGTGTTCCAGACGATCAGCGATTTCCGGCATCAGTTCGGCGACAAACTGCGTGGTTTTCTGGAAGGTTTCCCGGGAATCGATGCGGATCTTCTCGATCTTCGGATTGACCAGGTCACGCAGGGTGCGCAGGGCCAGGCCGAGGTCTTCGTAGATCACGCTCGGCGCGGCGATGGTCTTGATCTGCTCGTTGATCTGGTCCCAGAGGCGCCGCAGGTAACGGATGTCCATGAGGATTTCATCAGCGCCCGCGCCTTCAGCGGCTGTGCGCAGAATGAAGCCGCCGGCCTCCTTGATGCCTTCTTTGGCCACGCAATCGCTGACCACCTGCTTGAGACGCTCGCGCTCGGCTTCGTCTTCGATCTTCAGGGAAATGCCAACGTGGGCGGTGCGCGGCATGTACACCAGATAGCGCGAAGGAATCGACAGTTGTGTGGTCAGGCGTGCGCCTTTGGAGCCGATCGGGTCCTTGGTGACTTGCACCACCAGGCTCTGACCTTCGTGCACCAGCGAACTGATGCTTTCCACCGCCGGGCCTTCGCGCAGGGAGATTTCGGCGGCGTGAATGAAAGCTGCACGATCGAGGCCGATGTCGACAAATGCCGCCTGCATGCCCGGCAGTACACGAACGATCTTGCCTTTATAGATGTTGCCGACGATCCCGCGTTTCTGCGTGCGCTCGACGTGGACTTCTTGCAGCACACCGTTTTCGACCACCGCCACGCGCGATTCCATCGGCGTGATGTTGATCAGAATCTCTTCACTCATGGCAGGATCTCGTTCAGGCATGTTCACGATAGTGGCCGCATCTGGATTCGTACGACGCTCAGGGCGTGTTCAGGTTTTGCCAACAGGGTATGCCGAAATGGCCCAACACCTCGCAGGTTTCGCACAACGGCAGGCCGACCACCGCCGAATAGCTGCCGTCGAGCCCGGCGACGAAC
Coding sequences within:
- the rng gene encoding ribonuclease G; this translates as MSEEILINITPMESRVAVVENGVLQEVHVERTQKRGIVGNIYKGKIVRVLPGMQAAFVDIGLDRAAFIHAAEISLREGPAVESISSLVHEGQSLVVQVTKDPIGSKGARLTTQLSIPSRYLVYMPRTAHVGISLKIEDEAERERLKQVVSDCVAKEGIKEAGGFILRTAAEGAGADEILMDIRYLRRLWDQINEQIKTIAAPSVIYEDLGLALRTLRDLVNPKIEKIRIDSRETFQKTTQFVAELMPEIADRLEHYPGERPIFDLYGVEDEIQRALERKVPLKSGGYLVIDPAEAMTTIDVNTGAFVGHRNLEETIFKTNLEAATAIARQMRLRNLGGIIIIDFIDMEDEEHQRQVLRTLEKQLERDHAKTNIIGITELGLVQMTRKRTRESLEQVLCEPCSSCQGRGKLKTAETICYEIFREILREARAYQAEGYRVLANQKVVDRLLDEESGNVAELEGFIGRTIRFQVETMYSQEQYDVVLL